The following coding sequences lie in one Rhizobium rhododendri genomic window:
- a CDS encoding carbohydrate ABC transporter permease yields MARSVSTRHKVIVSVVAWALGLLIFFPILWTFLTSFKSEGDAVASPPLFLFFHWTTENYVEVQSRSDYFLHFSNSVIIAVGSTIIGLIIAVPAAWAMAFSPTKRTKDILMWMLSTKMMPPVGALIPIYLLFQATGLLDSRIGLVGVLTLINLPIIVWMLYTYFKEIPGEILEAARMDGASLMKEIIYVLTPMAIPGIASTLLLNVILAWNEAFWTLNLTASKAAPLTAFIASYSSPEGLFYAKLSAASTMAIAPILILGWFSQKQLVRGLTFGAVK; encoded by the coding sequence ATGGCTCGCAGCGTTTCCACCCGCCACAAGGTCATCGTCTCGGTCGTCGCCTGGGCGCTCGGCCTGCTGATCTTCTTCCCGATCCTCTGGACCTTCCTCACCAGCTTCAAGTCGGAAGGCGATGCCGTCGCCTCGCCGCCGCTGTTCCTGTTCTTCCACTGGACGACCGAGAACTATGTCGAGGTGCAGTCTCGCTCGGACTATTTCCTGCACTTCTCGAACTCGGTCATCATTGCCGTCGGATCGACCATCATCGGGCTGATCATCGCGGTTCCGGCCGCCTGGGCAATGGCGTTTTCGCCGACGAAGCGGACCAAGGACATCCTGATGTGGATGCTCTCGACCAAGATGATGCCGCCGGTCGGCGCCCTCATTCCGATCTATCTGCTCTTCCAGGCCACCGGCCTGCTGGACAGCCGCATCGGTCTCGTCGGCGTGCTGACACTCATCAACCTGCCGATCATCGTCTGGATGCTCTATACTTACTTCAAGGAAATTCCGGGTGAGATCCTGGAAGCAGCCCGCATGGACGGTGCCTCGCTGATGAAGGAAATCATCTACGTGCTGACGCCGATGGCAATACCGGGCATCGCCTCGACATTGCTGCTGAACGTCATCCTCGCCTGGAACGAGGCGTTCTGGACGCTCAATCTCACTGCTTCCAAGGCGGCGCCGCTGACGGCCTTCATCGCCTCCTACTCGAGCCCCGAAGGTCTGTTCTATGCAAAACTTTCGGCCGCCTCGACCATGGCGATTGCGCCGATCCTGATCCTCGGCTGGTTCAGCCAAAAGCAACTCGTTCGCGGCCTGACTTTTGGCGCGGTCAAATAA
- a CDS encoding DUF2244 domain-containing protein, translated as MTDGNGGAPEEKLVFSAELFPHRSLGRKGFKVMLAMAGFLSLFYGGLFVASGAWPIGFFLGADFLLLYGAFWLNYRSGGVREEVKVSRTDVSIRKVLASGRSVEHRFNPFWLRFLVRREPGVGIRSMHVSGEGRRADVGSFLNPEDRESFAKAFRAALATVKRRI; from the coding sequence ATGACGGATGGCAACGGCGGGGCGCCGGAAGAAAAGCTGGTTTTTTCTGCGGAGCTTTTTCCGCATCGCTCGCTCGGCCGAAAGGGCTTCAAGGTCATGCTCGCCATGGCCGGCTTTCTCAGCCTCTTTTATGGCGGCCTGTTCGTTGCCAGCGGCGCGTGGCCGATCGGTTTTTTCCTCGGTGCGGATTTCCTGCTTCTCTATGGCGCCTTCTGGCTGAACTATCGGTCGGGCGGTGTCCGCGAAGAGGTCAAGGTGTCCCGCACCGATGTCTCCATCCGCAAGGTGCTGGCCTCCGGTCGCTCCGTCGAGCATCGTTTCAACCCGTTCTGGCTACGCTTCCTGGTTCGGCGGGAGCCCGGCGTCGGTATCCGCTCCATGCATGTGTCGGGCGAGGGGCGGCGGGCGGATGTCGGGTCGTTTCTTAACCCAGAGGATCGCGAAAGCTTTGCCAAGGCCTTCCGGGCAGCACTTGCGACCGTGAAACGTCGAATTTAG
- the nth gene encoding endonuclease III: protein MANPKIKSGLPAPKKALATARRKPSFRSVYPKTEIDEIFRRFSIQRPEPKGELEHVNPFTLLVAVALSAQATDVGVNKATHALFAIADTPQKMLDLGEDRIRDYIRTIGLYRNKAKNVVALSAKLISDFGGEVPQTREELVTLPGVGRKTANVVLSMAFGHSTMAVDTHIFRIGNRIRLAPGKTPDEVEQRLMKVIPDHYLYHAHHWLILHGRYVCKARRPECEHCIIADLCRSPEKSCDIPAPLVPLPPQFVGE from the coding sequence ATGGCAAATCCCAAGATCAAATCCGGCCTTCCGGCCCCGAAAAAGGCCCTTGCGACAGCACGCCGCAAGCCCTCGTTCCGCAGCGTCTATCCGAAGACGGAAATCGACGAGATCTTCCGTCGCTTCTCGATCCAGCGGCCTGAGCCAAAGGGCGAACTGGAGCACGTCAATCCCTTCACCCTGCTCGTTGCCGTGGCACTGTCAGCGCAGGCGACTGATGTCGGTGTCAACAAGGCGACACACGCCCTGTTCGCCATCGCCGATACCCCCCAGAAGATGCTCGACCTCGGCGAGGATCGAATCCGCGACTATATCCGCACGATCGGCCTCTATCGCAACAAGGCGAAAAACGTCGTCGCCCTGTCTGCAAAGCTGATCAGCGATTTCGGCGGCGAGGTGCCCCAGACCCGCGAAGAGCTGGTGACACTGCCGGGCGTCGGCCGCAAGACCGCAAATGTCGTGCTATCCATGGCCTTCGGCCATTCCACCATGGCCGTCGACACGCACATCTTTCGTATCGGCAACCGCATCCGGCTCGCACCCGGCAAGACGCCGGACGAAGTCGAGCAGCGGCTGATGAAGGTTATTCCAGACCACTATCTCTACCACGCCCACCACTGGCTTATCCTGCACGGTCGCTACGTCTGCAAGGCCAGGCGGCCGGAATGCGAACATTGCATCATTGCTGACCTCTGTCGCTCGCCGGAAAAAAGCTGCGACATCCCGGCGCCGCTTGTACCCCTACCGCCGCAATTCGTCGGAGAATGA
- a CDS encoding ABC transporter ATP-binding protein: protein MGSITLQKVSKVFGEAKVIPSIDLEIKDGEFVVFVGPSGCGKSTLLRLIAGLEDVSGGKIIIDGKDGTSLGPSERGLAMVFQSYALYPHMSVRSNIAFPLKMAGMSKDEIDRKVSEAARVLNLTDYLDRKPRMLSGGQRQRVAIGRAIVRQPSAFLFDEPLSNLDASLRVNMRLEISELHQQLKTTMVYVTHDQVEAMTMADKIVVLNRGNIEQVGSPMELYKNPANLFVAGFIGSPRMNFVTGVYAEPFGAPTVGVRPEHIVLSTESGVWQGKVTVAEHLGSDTFLHVDVEGIGHITARGTGEFPVKAGEIVYMTPDRTRIHKFDDKGLAIAS from the coding sequence ATGGGCAGCATTACCCTTCAGAAGGTTTCGAAGGTCTTTGGCGAAGCCAAGGTCATCCCTTCCATCGACCTTGAAATCAAGGACGGCGAGTTCGTCGTTTTCGTCGGGCCGTCCGGTTGCGGAAAATCGACGCTGTTGCGGCTGATCGCCGGGCTGGAAGATGTGTCCGGCGGCAAGATCATCATCGACGGCAAGGACGGCACGAGCCTCGGACCATCCGAGCGCGGGCTTGCCATGGTGTTCCAGTCCTATGCGCTCTATCCGCATATGAGCGTGCGCAGCAACATCGCCTTCCCGCTGAAGATGGCCGGCATGTCGAAGGACGAGATCGACCGCAAGGTGAGCGAAGCCGCCCGCGTGCTGAACCTCACCGATTATCTGGACCGCAAGCCGCGCATGCTGTCTGGCGGCCAGCGCCAGCGCGTCGCCATCGGCCGTGCCATCGTGCGCCAGCCATCGGCCTTCCTGTTCGACGAGCCGCTTTCAAACCTCGATGCATCGCTGCGCGTCAACATGCGTCTCGAGATCAGCGAGTTGCACCAGCAGCTGAAGACCACAATGGTCTACGTGACCCACGACCAGGTCGAAGCCATGACCATGGCAGACAAAATCGTCGTCCTCAACCGCGGCAACATCGAGCAGGTCGGCTCGCCGATGGAGCTTTACAAGAACCCGGCAAATCTCTTCGTCGCCGGCTTCATCGGTTCGCCGAGGATGAATTTTGTCACCGGCGTCTATGCAGAGCCGTTCGGCGCGCCGACGGTTGGCGTTCGGCCCGAGCATATCGTGTTGTCGACCGAAAGCGGCGTTTGGCAGGGCAAGGTCACGGTTGCCGAGCATCTCGGCTCCGATACGTTCCTGCACGTCGATGTCGAAGGTATCGGCCACATCACGGCGCGTGGTACCGGTGAATTCCCGGTCAAGGCAGGCGAGATCGTCTACATGACCCCGGACCGCACCCGCATCCACAAGTTCGACGACAAGGGCCTGGCCATCGCCTCCTAG
- a CDS encoding sugar-binding transcriptional regulator, with the protein MAKLRRGTHIAYSETASLRLRAAWLYYNQSLTQKDVAEQLGISRTTVIRLLDEARRRSEVQIWINDGIDDCVELSIKLERAFGLDEAIVVPTPAGGGVDAQAKCVGLALGQFLTEAIPDDYTIGVGWGRTMTASLGSFRPPRRDNCKVVSLLGGIVAVQQTNPIDYTWRLASQLGAECYMFLAPLLVDSIETKRNLIEKCGLEAIYRLAENLDLAIVSCGDIGPHSTSLSEGFISKAELDELIAAGCVCDTMFNFLDADGNSVDHTINSRVMSVDLDTLKKAKHIVLACGGAHRATAIHATIRRIGCNTLITDESAARELLGRMEPVAA; encoded by the coding sequence ATGGCCAAGCTCAGACGTGGAACCCACATCGCCTATTCAGAAACGGCATCGCTGCGCCTGAGGGCTGCCTGGCTCTACTACAACCAGAGCCTGACGCAGAAGGACGTAGCCGAGCAGCTCGGCATCAGCCGCACCACCGTCATCCGCCTGCTCGACGAGGCGCGACGGCGCAGCGAGGTGCAGATCTGGATCAACGACGGCATCGACGATTGCGTCGAGCTGTCCATCAAGCTGGAACGTGCTTTCGGGCTGGACGAAGCGATTGTCGTGCCGACGCCCGCAGGCGGCGGCGTCGATGCCCAGGCAAAGTGCGTCGGCCTGGCGCTCGGACAGTTCCTGACCGAAGCCATCCCCGACGATTATACCATCGGTGTCGGCTGGGGCCGGACGATGACGGCATCGCTCGGCAGTTTCCGCCCACCACGCCGCGACAATTGCAAGGTGGTCTCGCTGCTCGGCGGCATCGTTGCCGTCCAGCAGACCAATCCGATCGACTATACGTGGCGACTGGCAAGCCAGCTCGGCGCCGAATGCTACATGTTTCTAGCACCGCTGCTGGTCGACTCGATCGAGACGAAGAGAAACTTGATCGAGAAATGCGGCCTCGAAGCTATCTACCGGCTGGCGGAAAACCTAGATCTGGCCATCGTCAGCTGCGGCGATATCGGCCCGCACTCCACATCGCTCTCGGAAGGCTTCATATCCAAGGCCGAACTCGATGAGCTCATCGCTGCCGGCTGCGTCTGCGACACCATGTTCAATTTCCTCGATGCCGACGGAAACTCCGTCGACCACACCATTAACAGCCGGGTGATGTCCGTCGATCTCGATACCCTGAAGAAAGCAAAGCACATCGTTCTCGCCTGCGGCGGCGCGCACCGGGCGACGGCCATCCATGCCACGATCAGGCGTATCGGCTGCAACACGCTCATCACCGACGAAAGTGCAGCGCGAGAGCTGCTCGGCCGCATGGAGCCGGTTGCCGCCTGA
- a CDS encoding mannitol dehydrogenase family protein, translating into MTKLSLATLKAISETAAIPAYDRSQLSAGIVHFGVGNFHRAHQAVYLDDLFTAGHDHDWAIVGAGMLPSDASMREKLAAQDFLTTVVEQDNNSTSARVTGPMIDILPVGDSAAIIAKLADPAIRIVSMTITEGGYFIDASGKFNPAHPAIIADGQNPGEPKTVFGLIVAGLKARKDKGLVPFTVMSCDNIPHNGVVATNAVVGTARLSDPDLADWIKANVAFPNAMVDRITPATGQREIDLLKDVFSIEDNWPVYCEEFKQWVLEDKFTAGRPALEKVGVTFVPDVTPYEHMKIRILNGGHAAIAYPAALMDIHFVHDSMEDPLIRAFLAKLENEEIIPIIPPVPNTDLKDYFALIEHRLLNPKIADTIPRLAQDGSNRQPKFILPSTLDNLAQGRDIVGLSLVSALWCRYFAGTTDSGKEIVFNDASSDRLHAAALKAKTDPAAFLVFDDIFGEVAKSELFRKRFAHALKTLWEKGTRETLQLYLDNNLAD; encoded by the coding sequence ATGACCAAACTCTCGCTGGCAACCCTGAAAGCCATTTCGGAAACGGCCGCCATCCCGGCCTATGACCGGTCTCAGCTGTCGGCCGGTATCGTCCATTTCGGCGTCGGCAATTTCCACCGTGCCCATCAGGCGGTTTATCTGGACGACCTGTTCACTGCGGGCCATGATCATGACTGGGCAATCGTCGGTGCGGGCATGTTGCCGTCCGACGCCAGCATGCGTGAAAAGCTTGCGGCGCAGGATTTTCTGACGACCGTTGTCGAGCAGGACAACAACTCGACGTCGGCGCGCGTCACAGGTCCGATGATCGACATCCTGCCAGTCGGCGATTCCGCGGCGATCATTGCAAAGCTCGCCGACCCGGCCATCCGTATCGTGTCCATGACCATTACCGAGGGCGGCTATTTCATCGATGCCTCGGGCAAGTTCAATCCGGCCCACCCGGCCATCATCGCCGACGGCCAGAATCCTGGCGAACCGAAGACGGTCTTCGGCCTGATCGTTGCCGGGCTGAAGGCGCGCAAGGACAAGGGCCTCGTCCCGTTCACCGTCATGTCCTGCGACAACATTCCGCACAATGGCGTGGTGGCGACCAACGCCGTCGTTGGCACTGCGCGGCTTTCGGACCCTGACCTTGCCGACTGGATCAAGGCCAACGTTGCCTTCCCGAATGCCATGGTCGACCGCATCACGCCGGCGACCGGGCAGCGCGAGATCGACCTGCTGAAGGATGTTTTCAGCATCGAGGACAACTGGCCAGTCTATTGCGAAGAATTCAAGCAGTGGGTACTCGAGGACAAGTTCACGGCTGGCCGCCCGGCGCTCGAAAAGGTCGGCGTCACCTTCGTGCCCGATGTCACGCCCTACGAGCACATGAAGATCCGCATCCTCAATGGCGGCCACGCAGCGATCGCCTATCCGGCGGCGCTGATGGACATCCATTTCGTCCATGATTCGATGGAAGATCCACTGATCCGGGCTTTTCTCGCTAAGCTCGAGAACGAGGAAATCATCCCGATCATCCCGCCTGTGCCAAACACCGACCTGAAGGACTATTTCGCGCTGATCGAGCACCGGCTGCTGAACCCGAAGATTGCCGATACCATTCCGCGCCTGGCGCAGGACGGCTCCAATCGCCAGCCGAAATTCATCCTGCCATCGACGCTCGATAATCTGGCGCAGGGCAGGGATATTGTCGGCCTGTCGCTGGTCTCCGCGCTGTGGTGCCGTTATTTCGCCGGCACGACGGACAGCGGCAAGGAAATCGTCTTCAACGATGCCAGTTCGGATCGACTGCACGCAGCGGCACTGAAGGCGAAGACAGATCCGGCGGCTTTCCTCGTTTTCGACGACATTTTCGGCGAGGTCGCCAAGTCCGAGCTTTTCCGCAAGCGTTTTGCGCACGCACTTAAGACGCTGTGGGAAAAGGGTACGCGCGAAACGCTGCAGCTTTACCTCGACAACAATCTGGCTGATTAA
- a CDS encoding HAD family hydrolase gives MIDAENGLVIFDCDGVLVDSEPLSIAVVVQAMRDSGIEIDAEGAYQRFLGKSLATLIDTLDTEFNVQADQAFLDRIREDLYARFRSELQPITGIGETLDRLDIRRCVASSSQLERIKLSLGLTGLLDRLEPHIFSASMVKRGKPAPDLFLYAAKQMGVPPENCIVVEDSPAGIVAARAAGMTVFAFTGGAHATSAHYRAELERLAPEVVFDAMPDLIHLVQKHRTDRTGT, from the coding sequence ATGATTGACGCGGAAAACGGGCTTGTCATCTTCGACTGCGATGGCGTTCTCGTCGACAGCGAACCGCTCTCCATCGCCGTCGTCGTCCAGGCGATGCGGGACAGCGGGATCGAAATCGATGCTGAAGGTGCCTACCAGCGCTTTCTCGGCAAAAGCCTTGCAACCCTGATCGACACGTTGGATACGGAATTTAACGTTCAGGCCGACCAGGCTTTTCTCGATCGTATCCGTGAGGACCTTTACGCCCGGTTTCGCAGCGAGTTGCAGCCGATTACCGGTATTGGCGAAACTCTCGACAGGCTCGACATCAGGCGCTGCGTGGCATCGTCCAGCCAGCTGGAGCGGATCAAGCTGTCGCTCGGCCTGACAGGCCTCCTCGATCGGCTCGAGCCGCATATTTTCAGCGCCAGCATGGTCAAGCGCGGAAAGCCGGCGCCGGACCTGTTTCTCTATGCGGCGAAGCAGATGGGCGTCCCACCGGAAAACTGCATCGTCGTCGAGGATAGTCCTGCGGGCATCGTCGCTGCACGGGCCGCCGGAATGACGGTCTTTGCCTTCACCGGCGGAGCGCATGCCACCTCGGCCCATTACCGGGCGGAACTGGAGCGGTTGGCACCCGAAGTGGTGTTTGACGCCATGCCGGATTTGATACACCTTGTCCAAAAACACAGGACGGACAGGACCGGGACTTAA
- a CDS encoding methylated-DNA--[protein]-cysteine S-methyltransferase produces MNMAPLLTKDFTPEGSDYEVVRSVIELITEDYRDQPSLEDLSARLGQSPTQLQKTFTRWAGLSPKAFLQAVTLDHAKRLLRQEALPLLEASIEVGLSGPSRLHDLFVTHEAMSPGEWKAKGGGLTIRYGFHASPFGMALVMVTDRGLAGLAFSDTGSEAACLEDMTCRWPNARYVEDSQATAPFAKRIFEPSQWSADQPLRVVLIGSDFQVRVWESLLKIPFGKAMTYSDIARDIGQPTAMRAVGGAIGRNPISFVVPCHRALGKGGALTGYHWGLTRKRAMLGWEAGKA; encoded by the coding sequence ATGAACATGGCGCCGCTGCTTACGAAAGACTTTACCCCGGAAGGATCCGACTACGAGGTCGTGCGCAGCGTCATCGAGCTGATCACCGAGGATTATCGCGACCAGCCGTCCCTGGAAGATCTCTCCGCGCGGCTGGGGCAATCGCCGACACAGTTGCAGAAGACATTCACCCGGTGGGCCGGGTTGTCGCCCAAGGCCTTCCTGCAGGCGGTAACGCTGGATCACGCCAAGCGGCTGCTGCGGCAGGAAGCGCTGCCTTTGCTCGAGGCGTCGATCGAGGTCGGCCTTTCCGGCCCGAGCCGGCTGCACGACCTGTTTGTCACCCACGAGGCGATGTCGCCGGGGGAATGGAAGGCGAAGGGCGGGGGGCTAACCATCCGCTACGGCTTCCATGCCAGCCCGTTCGGCATGGCGCTGGTCATGGTCACCGATCGAGGTCTGGCCGGCCTGGCGTTCAGCGATACCGGCAGCGAGGCCGCCTGTCTCGAGGACATGACCTGCCGCTGGCCGAACGCCCGGTATGTCGAGGACAGCCAGGCAACGGCGCCCTTTGCCAAGCGTATTTTCGAGCCGAGCCAATGGTCTGCGGACCAGCCGCTGCGTGTCGTATTGATCGGGTCCGATTTTCAGGTGCGCGTCTGGGAAAGTCTTTTGAAAATTCCCTTCGGCAAGGCAATGACCTACTCGGACATCGCCCGGGATATCGGCCAGCCGACAGCGATGCGGGCAGTCGGTGGGGCAATCGGCCGAAATCCGATTTCGTTCGTCGTTCCCTGCCATCGCGCGCTGGGCAAGGGCGGGGCGCTGACCGGTTACCATTGGGGGCTGACGCGCAAACGTGCGATGCTCGGCTGGGAAGCCGGCAAGGCCTGA
- a CDS encoding MurR/RpiR family transcriptional regulator, protein MDDLSQKLKQYIKSGTPAERRIARYFSDHMSELPYETASSVADRLELSPMTVGRFLRALGYQGLDGFKVHLRETVPPTALQKNPTTVEQLHQDAAAGLPLAALMAEQLDMLHHVYNLSSQPQWADAVSSILGASDVFVACHLTCPIGQYFCDRLSFARDNVRMAGNGNATYMELLAPSTTNSLLIIIDSHRFAKSRLLARSARRSGLKVLLVTSQYTDWAHEFSNTTLSVPPPRVGPRDNLTAMSALLEFLATAVIHAAGQDAEVRARRLAELENMFAEAPMR, encoded by the coding sequence ATGGACGACCTCAGCCAGAAGCTAAAACAATATATCAAATCCGGCACGCCCGCCGAGAGACGGATTGCGCGGTACTTTTCAGACCATATGAGCGAACTGCCATACGAGACTGCATCGTCCGTTGCCGACAGGCTGGAATTGAGCCCGATGACCGTTGGCCGCTTTCTGCGGGCGCTGGGCTACCAGGGGCTGGATGGCTTCAAGGTTCACCTGCGCGAAACGGTTCCGCCGACCGCGCTGCAGAAGAACCCGACGACCGTGGAGCAGCTCCACCAGGACGCCGCCGCAGGCCTGCCGTTGGCAGCATTGATGGCAGAGCAACTGGACATGCTGCACCATGTCTACAATCTCTCGTCCCAGCCGCAATGGGCAGACGCGGTCTCTTCCATCCTCGGTGCAAGCGACGTCTTTGTCGCGTGCCATCTGACATGCCCGATCGGCCAGTATTTTTGCGATCGACTGAGCTTTGCCCGCGACAACGTACGGATGGCCGGCAACGGCAATGCCACCTATATGGAGCTTCTGGCACCATCCACGACGAATTCGTTGCTCATCATTATCGACTCGCACCGCTTCGCGAAGTCTCGACTGCTAGCCCGCTCGGCACGTCGCTCGGGCCTGAAAGTTCTGCTGGTCACCAGCCAGTACACTGACTGGGCCCATGAATTTTCCAACACCACGCTGTCCGTCCCGCCGCCCCGTGTCGGGCCACGCGATAATCTGACCGCGATGTCCGCACTACTGGAGTTCCTCGCAACCGCTGTAATCCACGCCGCCGGCCAGGACGCCGAAGTCCGCGCACGGCGACTGGCAGAACTCGAGAACATGTTTGCCGAAGCACCGATGCGGTAA
- a CDS encoding sulfate transporter family protein — protein sequence MIIESARLAVANLLAPDMRRVVWKVLGLSIAVLICFWLALQALVATYGVSLLHYFFSGLPAWVDWLAVALAAVVGLGAAFLLAPVAGLVAGLFLDDVAEVVERQDYPLDAPGKAMPFGPAMVSSIKFLGVLIVGNGIALILLIVPGVNLVAFFLVNGYLLGREFFEFAASRFRSPQQARNFRKKNASTVFLAGLVIAAFLTIPFVNLLTPLFAGAMMVHLHKRLTLRDPSFSDELRR from the coding sequence ATGATCATAGAATCTGCACGCCTGGCGGTTGCCAATCTGCTGGCACCGGACATGCGCCGGGTGGTCTGGAAAGTACTCGGCCTCTCCATCGCCGTCCTGATCTGCTTCTGGCTAGCTTTGCAGGCGCTTGTCGCCACCTACGGGGTGTCTTTACTGCACTACTTTTTCTCAGGACTGCCTGCCTGGGTCGACTGGCTGGCCGTGGCGCTGGCGGCAGTCGTGGGCCTTGGCGCGGCCTTCCTGCTGGCGCCGGTGGCGGGGCTGGTCGCCGGGCTGTTCCTGGATGACGTCGCCGAGGTCGTCGAGCGCCAGGACTATCCGCTCGATGCCCCCGGCAAAGCGATGCCCTTCGGCCCTGCCATGGTCAGTTCGATCAAGTTCCTCGGCGTGCTCATCGTCGGCAACGGCATAGCGCTTATTCTGCTGATCGTGCCGGGGGTCAATCTCGTCGCCTTCTTCCTGGTTAACGGCTACTTACTCGGCCGCGAATTTTTCGAATTCGCCGCCAGCCGCTTTCGCTCGCCGCAGCAGGCCCGGAATTTTCGAAAGAAGAATGCGTCCACGGTTTTCCTGGCCGGGCTGGTGATTGCAGCGTTTCTGACCATTCCGTTCGTCAACCTGCTGACGCCGCTGTTTGCTGGCGCCATGATGGTTCATCTGCACAAGCGGCTGACCCTCCGCGACCCCTCATTCTCCGACGAATTGCGGCGGTAG
- a CDS encoding FGGY-family carbohydrate kinase, protein MRDHVIAVDIGTSSARAGVFDSHGRMLGKGEHPILMNRPQENHAEHSSEDIWSAVCAAVRAARSASGVAADAIAGIGFDATCSLVVRDRDGQPLTVSTGGEARFDTIVWLDHRALAEADLCTATQHRVIAHSGHVMSPEMQMPKLMWLKKNLPESWARSGYFFDLADFMTYKATGSLARSRCTLTAKWNYLAHRSPGWQHDFLDQIGLSDLLERGHLPEETAPVGSSMGMLGVEAAQALGLDSSCRVSAGVIDAYAGALGALAAHVGKPEELERQLALIAGTSSCVVAFSREMPGSTGMWGPYFDVVYPDWWLVEAGQSATGGLLDHIVRMHAAGGAPTAALHAQIVARILELRDIEGADFGARIHVLPDFHGNRSPLADPHAVGVISGLTLDTSFDGLCRLYWRTSLGIALGIRHILDKMREHGHVPDTLHVAGGHVKNAVLMELYADVTGCTVIMPKMNEAVLLGTAIAASVACGMHETLATAGAAMYPGGNERVPDASRKAGYDREYRRFLAMIRHRAELEMMD, encoded by the coding sequence ATGCGTGATCATGTGATTGCGGTCGATATCGGCACGAGCAGCGCGCGCGCCGGCGTGTTCGATTCGCATGGGCGGATGCTGGGCAAGGGCGAGCATCCGATCCTCATGAACCGGCCGCAGGAAAATCATGCGGAACATAGCTCGGAGGATATCTGGTCGGCAGTCTGTGCTGCCGTCCGGGCTGCACGCTCCGCTTCCGGCGTGGCGGCAGACGCGATTGCCGGCATCGGCTTCGATGCCACTTGCTCGCTGGTGGTGCGCGACCGCGATGGCCAGCCGCTGACGGTATCGACCGGGGGCGAGGCGCGTTTCGACACCATCGTCTGGCTCGACCACCGCGCGCTGGCGGAAGCGGACCTCTGCACCGCCACGCAGCACCGGGTCATTGCCCATTCCGGCCATGTAATGTCGCCGGAAATGCAGATGCCGAAGCTGATGTGGCTGAAGAAGAACCTGCCGGAGAGCTGGGCACGAAGCGGCTACTTCTTCGATCTGGCGGATTTCATGACCTATAAGGCGACCGGATCGCTGGCTCGCTCGCGTTGCACGTTGACGGCGAAATGGAATTACCTGGCGCATCGCAGCCCCGGCTGGCAGCACGATTTTCTCGACCAGATCGGTCTCTCCGACCTCCTCGAGCGTGGACACCTGCCGGAGGAGACGGCGCCGGTCGGCTCGAGCATGGGCATGTTGGGCGTGGAGGCGGCGCAAGCCCTCGGGCTCGACAGCAGTTGCCGTGTATCCGCCGGGGTCATCGATGCCTATGCGGGCGCATTGGGCGCGCTTGCCGCGCATGTCGGCAAGCCGGAGGAACTAGAGCGACAACTCGCGCTGATCGCGGGAACGTCGAGCTGCGTCGTTGCCTTTTCCCGCGAAATGCCGGGCAGCACAGGCATGTGGGGCCCATATTTCGATGTTGTCTATCCTGACTGGTGGCTGGTCGAAGCAGGCCAGTCGGCAACCGGCGGGCTTCTGGACCATATCGTCCGGATGCACGCTGCCGGTGGCGCGCCGACCGCTGCCCTGCATGCCCAGATCGTCGCGAGGATCTTGGAGTTGCGTGATATTGAGGGTGCCGATTTCGGTGCCCGTATTCACGTTCTACCTGATTTCCACGGCAACCGTTCGCCGCTTGCCGATCCGCATGCGGTTGGCGTCATCAGCGGCCTGACGCTCGATACTTCGTTTGACGGATTATGCCGGCTCTACTGGCGGACAAGCCTCGGCATTGCCCTTGGCATTCGCCATATCCTCGACAAGATGCGGGAACACGGGCACGTTCCGGACACACTGCATGTCGCAGGCGGGCATGTGAAGAACGCGGTGCTGATGGAACTCTATGCCGACGTCACCGGCTGCACGGTGATCATGCCGAAGATGAACGAAGCCGTGCTGCTTGGCACTGCAATTGCGGCCTCGGTCGCCTGTGGGATGCACGAGACGCTGGCAACGGCCGGGGCGGCGATGTATCCGGGCGGCAACGAGCGGGTGCCCGACGCCAGCAGAAAGGCCGGCTATGACCGGGAGTACAGACGGTTCCTGGCGATGATCCGCCATAGGGCTGAACTCGAAATGATGGATTAG